A single window of Lepeophtheirus salmonis chromosome 2, UVic_Lsal_1.4, whole genome shotgun sequence DNA harbors:
- the LOC121113666 gene encoding protein tiptop, whose product MTVNLAKMGRRKQNCPQKTGNNAPNAQNNQTPDEGSEETSLQEDNNTLESDSMSLISEKDAGPSLDSVEPPSSSSNGMAPPPPFSLHSSIANSNNGTSTVSGVGEGMDPMSLFKNPLFNPALLSLNPSLYAVQLAHLQAAQLLSQASSSSSDDSPLSRKRKMLEDNALGGTSKRPMSPKESPLDLTKDVAKGTFSPGKLDPFAAAALSPFFSPFLGARPEMLLPGTGASSSSDSNSFFKNNPLERMSEIIKGPHQPSYSHQNTSNNNNVLSNHHQQHSPSSLPSGGGTNKNTSGPRHSAWQSQWINRGPENSKDIFKCVWCKDAFSSLQDLTDHMKETKHFGPQIPSSSPPQISPGLRVSSKSTGHQAPPPPTPTQTTSLLSTSPSPLLSSPKTRDILKEQLPMPRKLVRGQDVWLGRGEQQTKDILKCMWCGQSFRSLDLMTKHMQETKHYTKVISQEQLSSWKSGGGGNESSVPISSPSPNSASSSSQQHQHNQSHVNSVLTCKVCDSSFSTLRDLSDHMVKNNHYNESKSGPNSRSVVSPPPPNLPPPSKEKRKKSLPVRKLLELERAQQEFIISGIKSDEGKITCEKCSEKIPVSLFSSHIHLCIGSGPSDLLRRPPSSSAASSTPPSISPSSTKQNTVEDHQHENESDKQPKSILGSLEKMVQSNFGASKKKSTLPVVDGNLSILQRLGIDESIPTDFSRPNNAEVHNFRPIPNFFMGGKFGTSSRSDSSECSSPDRSKLSNYPDSKEEESKTEERGGDHSGGGHFTKNSLPPSPAASQRSFQEYVNTREDEAATPNSLVESKMDESITSHNENTSSEDPGRKKNPLAALQMLCDKTEKPKCSSSSLNNNGGHMPTVTSASPSSILPVGTSSLYSDPGAILAFSWACNQAIVNDSLLKCPFCDTPFISKGAYRHHLSKMHFVKDEKGIMGSPFYHPVSKGPEKSPSPNESSSTSSSMNNLVAPPPPLNNSNSNHHVNNNNNSASSPSSSSAKAENAQSKFQKYSQLAKQLSCSSQP is encoded by the exons ATGACAGTAAATTTGGCTAAAATGGGTAGAAGAAAACAGAATTGTCCTCAAAAAACGGGTAACAACGCTCCAAATGCCCAAAATAACCAAACTCCAGATGAAG GATCTGAGGAGACCTCTCTGCAAGAGGATAACAATACTCTGGAGTCTGACTCTATGAGCCTCATAAGTGAAAAAGACGCAGGGCCTTCTCTCGACTCTGTTGAGCCACCATCAAGTAGCAGCAATGg GATGGCACCTCCCCCTCCCTTTAGCCTTCACTCTAGCATCGCAAATAGCAACAACGGTACTTCAACCGTTTCGGGAGTTGGAGAAGGAATGGATCCCATGAGTCTATTCAAGAATCCCCTGTTCAATCCTGCTCTTCTCTCTCTAAACCCCTCCCTCTATGCTGTTCAGTTAGCTCATCTACAAGCCGCTCAGCTCCTTAGCCAAGCCTCCTCTTCTTCATCGGATGATTCACCTTTATCACGAAAAAGAAAGATGTTAGAAGATAATGCCCTAGGGGGAACTTCCAAAAGGCCCATGTCACCTAAGGAGTCCCCATTAGACTTAACTAAAGACGTTGCCAAAGGAACATTCTCTCCGGGGAAACTGGATCCCTTTGCTGCAGCAGCTCTTTCTCCCTTTTTTAGCCCATTTCTAGGAGCAAGACCGGAAATGCTCTTACCTGGTACTGGAGCATCTTCTTCTTCAGATAGcaattcattctttaaaaataacccCTTAGAACGCATGTCTGAGATCATTAAGGGGCCTCATCAACCCTCATACTCTCATCAGAACACTTCCAACAATAATAATGTCTTATCCAATCACCATCAACAACACTCACCTTCGTCTTTGCCCTCTGGTGGAGGCACGAATAAAAACACATCTGGACCCCGACACTCTGCTTGGCAATCCCAATGGATCAATAGAGGTCCTGAAAATAGTAAAGACATATTTAAATGTGTTTGGTGCAAGGATGCTTTCTCCTCTTTACAAGATCTCACGGATCACATGAAAGAGACTAAACACTTTGGGCCACAAATTCCTTCATCCTCTCCACCTCAAATCTCTCCAGGACTCAGAGTATCATCTAAATCCACAGGGCATCAAGCTCCTCCTCCACCTACGCCTACACAAACAACTTCCCTTTTGTCAACATCCCCTTCCCCTCTCCTATCCTCGCCAAAAACACGGGATATCCTCAAAGAACAGCTTCCCATGCCTCGAAAACTAGTTAGGGGTCAAGATGTATGGCTTGGGCGGGGTGAGCAGCAAACGAAGGATATTCTCAAATGCATGTGGTGCGGACAAAGCTTTAGGTCCCTTGATCTAATGACTAAGCATATGCAAGAAACAAAACATTATACCAAAGTTATATCCCAAGAGCAACTCTCATCCTGGAAATCTGGAGGAGGGGGTAATGAATCATCTGTCCCTATATCCTCTCCATCTCCTAATTCAGCATCATCATCATCACAACAACATCAACACAATCAGAGTCACGTCAACTCTGTCCTGACATGTAAAGTTTGTGATTCCTCCTTTTCCACTTTACGGGACCTCAGCGATCACATGGTGAAGAATAATCATTATAATGAGTCCAAGAGTGGGCCAAATTCCCGCTCCGTTGTCTCACCTCCACCTCCAAATCTCCCTCCTCCATccaaggaaaaaagaaaaaagtctcTTCCAGTGCGCAAACTCCTTGAACTTGAAAGAGCTCAACAGGAATTCATCATCTCTGGTATTAAATCTGATGAAGGGAAAATAACATGCGAGAAATGCAGCGAAAAAATCCCTGTTTCCCTCTTTTCATCTCACATTCATCTTTGTATTGGCTCTGGTCCCTCAGATCTCCTTAGACGTCCCCCATCCTCCTCTGCCGCCTCCTCAACTCCCCCTTCAATTTCTCCTTCGTCCACGAAACAAAATACCGTTGAAGACCATCAGCACGAAAATGAGAGCGATAAGCAACCCAAGTCCATTTTGGGATCCTTAGAAAAAATGGTTCAAAGCAATTTCGGTGCTTCAAAAAAGAAGTCAACTTTGCCTGTGGTAGATGGTAATCTAAGCATTCTTCAGAGATTAGGAATTGATGAAAGCATTCCCACAGACTTCAGCAGACCTAACAATGCTGAAGTACATAATTTTCGTCCAATTCCAAATTTCTTTATGGGAGGAAAATTTGGGACCTCCTCACGTAGTGATTCAAGTGAATGCAGCTCTCCAGATCGATCCAAACTCTCAAACTATCCAGATTCCAAGGAAGAggagagcaagactgaggaaaGAGGAGGAGATCACTCTGGAGGAggtcattttacaaaaaactcTTTACCCCCCTCTCCGGCTGCATCTCAACGCTCATTTCAAGAGTATGTCAACACGCGAGAGGATGAGGCAGCAACACCGAACTCTCTAGTCGAATCCAAAATGGATGAATCAATTACATCCCATAATGAAAACACATCTTCAGAAGATCCAGGtcggaaaaaaaatcctttggctGCTCTCCAAATGCTCTGCGATAAAACAGAGAAGCCAAAATGTAGCTCCTCCTCGCTGAACAATAATGGAGGTCATATGCCTACTGTCACTTCCGCCTCACCTTCTTCCATTCTTCCTGTAGGGACTTCCTCCCTTTATTCAGACCCTGGAGCCATACTCGCATTTTCCTGGGCTTGCAATCAAGCCATTGTAAATGACTCTTTGCTCAAATGTCCCTTTTGTGACACACCTTTTATTTCCAAAGGAGCATACAGGCATCATCTGAGTAAGATGCATTTTGTCAAGGATGAAAAAGGAATTATGGGCTCACCTTTTTACCACCCTGTCTCTAAAGGGCCGGAAAAGAGTCCAAGTCCAAACGAGTCATCCTCAACTTCATCTTCCATGAACAACCTCGTTGCTCCTCCTCCACCTTTGAACAACTCAAACAGTAATCATCACgttaacaacaacaacaacagcgCCTCATCCCCTTCCTCATCTAGTGCCAAAGCTGAAAATGCACaatccaaatttcaaaaatattctcaaTTAGCAAAACAATTATCCTGTTCAAGTCAAccctaa